The Pseudarthrobacter sp. NS4 genome includes a window with the following:
- a CDS encoding ArsR/SmtB family transcription factor, with product MDDVFKALSDPTRRDLLDELFREDGQTLSALEARFDMTRFGIAKHLRLLEDAGLVVSRRRGREKLHFLNPVPIRLVHDRWVSKYAEPWAAGLSDLKSRLESPMEKIFEIYIKTTPERLWEAITDSEIRSKYQFGNTIESDWTPGGSFTMNNVKAGAPLGEGENLEVDPPRRLVQTMRALWGEDVKAEGTSKVTWDIEPVGDSCRLTVTHSDLREGANEQLYGGWPMILSGLKTWLETGEKLTTPGSLMYT from the coding sequence ATGGACGACGTGTTCAAGGCACTCTCCGACCCCACCCGCCGGGACCTGCTCGATGAGCTGTTCCGCGAGGACGGCCAGACACTGAGTGCGCTCGAGGCACGGTTCGACATGACCCGGTTCGGGATTGCCAAGCACCTCCGGCTGCTGGAGGATGCAGGCCTGGTGGTGTCCCGCCGTCGCGGGCGTGAAAAGCTGCACTTCCTGAACCCGGTACCCATCCGGCTCGTCCACGACCGGTGGGTGAGCAAATATGCAGAACCATGGGCCGCTGGCCTCAGCGACCTCAAATCCAGATTGGAAAGTCCCATGGAAAAGATCTTCGAAATCTACATCAAGACCACACCGGAGCGGCTCTGGGAAGCCATCACAGACAGTGAAATCCGCAGCAAGTACCAGTTCGGGAACACCATCGAGTCGGACTGGACCCCGGGCGGCAGCTTCACCATGAACAACGTCAAAGCCGGAGCGCCCCTTGGCGAAGGCGAGAACCTGGAAGTGGACCCGCCCCGCCGGCTCGTCCAGACCATGCGCGCCCTGTGGGGCGAGGACGTCAAGGCCGAGGGAACCTCCAAGGTCACGTGGGATATCGAGCCCGTGGGTGATTCCTGCCGCCTCACCGTCACGCACAGCGACCTCCGCGAAGGAGCCAACGAACAGCTCTACGGCGGCTGGCCCATGATCCTCTCCGGCCTCAAGACGTGGCTGGAAACCGGTGAAAAGCTGACCACGCCCGGGTCGCTGATGTATACGTGA